DNA from Ignavibacteriales bacterium:
GGATGCAACTCACCTTTAATAACGATATCCGAAACACAAAAGTGCGCACCGGGTTTTAGTGTACGGTAAATTTCGCTAAATGCTTTTTCTTTATCAGGAACAAGGTTCAAAACACAATTACTAACTATCACATCTGCCAGATTATTTGCTAAAGGTAAGTCTTCTATATCGCCGAAACGAAATTCAACATTCTTATAACCAAGTTTAGAATTATTCTGTTCTGCTTTTGCAATCATCTCATTAGTCATATCAACACCAATTACCTTACCTTCTTCACCAACGATGGCTCTTGCTACAAATACATCATTACCAGCACCAGAACCTAAATCGATAACAGTATCTCCTTTTTTAATCCCCGCAAACTCAGTTGGTAATCCGCAACCTAGACTTAAATCTGCATCAGCAATATAACCTTCTAAATAAGTGTACTCATCGTTCATAACCGTATAACCAACAATTTTATTTGATGGACCACAACAAGATGAAGATGATTTTGCAATCTCACCATACTTTTCTTTTACAAGTTCTTTTAAATCTTTTTGATCATTCATTTTAATTCTCCTTTTTCAACACACACAAACTTGATTAAATAATTTATCTAATTCTTTTTTTGCTTTCTGAAGTGTTTTATTATTCACGCAGTAGCATACTTTCGGTCCATCTATGTCACCCTGAATTAATTCAACACGTTTAAGTTCTTTTAGATGTTGAGAAACGGTGGACTGAGAAAGGGGAAGTAAATCAACAATATCACCGCACATACAAACATTCATTTCGGTTAGAATTTTTAATATCCTTATGCGTGCAGGGTGCGATAGGGCCTTGGCAACATCCGCTAGCCAGATATCCTCTGATTTGAATTCCTCTTTTTTAGAAAGTGCCATTTAAATATTTCCTTAATCGTTCATCGTAAATATACGATAGACAAAACAATAAAATCAACCCTTATAAATTATTATTTGGGTTATAAATTAAATCAGTTAATTTTCTCGAGTTAATTTTAATATTATCTATAAAAAGACTTACAATGAATTGGTACATGGAATATGTAAAAGCTTATCCAATTATTTCTGCAATGATTCAATTTGCAATTCTAGGAACTTTGGGTGATATAGTTTCGTATTGGATAATCAAAAAAAGAATTTTCAATCCATACAAAACAAAAATAATTTTTTTAAAAATGATAGAATGGGCAATACTTGCGGTATTTATTAAATATGCGTTTGTTGGTTTTAATGGATTTGTTGAAAGCTTAATCGCTCATAATGATTTACCAGACTTAGCTGGAATTGGAAAATCATTTGCAATTTCAACTTCTATGAATTTACAGTTTGGGCCATTTCTTGTAATTATGCATCGAGTACTCGATAACCTGATATCGAAACAAAACAATTGGAAAAACATTGATAAAGGTTTTTATTCACTCTTATGGTTTTGGATTCCAGCCCACACAATCACTTTTATATTACCAAAAGAATTCCAAATCGGTTTAGCTGCTCTTTGGTCTCTTGCTCT
Protein-coding regions in this window:
- the arsM gene encoding arsenite methyltransferase, coding for MNDQKDLKELVKEKYGEIAKSSSSCCGPSNKIVGYTVMNDEYTYLEGYIADADLSLGCGLPTEFAGIKKGDTVIDLGSGAGNDVFVARAIVGEEGKVIGVDMTNEMIAKAEQNNSKLGYKNVEFRFGDIEDLPLANNLADVIVSNCVLNLVPDKEKAFSEIYRTLKPGAHFCVSDIVIKGELHPELKKSAEMYAGCVAGAIQQEDYLSIIKDAGFIYPEIKKTKTIELPDEVLNKYLNATQLKESKEKQFGIFSITVVGYKK
- a CDS encoding winged helix-turn-helix transcriptional regulator, whose product is MALSKKEEFKSEDIWLADVAKALSHPARIRILKILTEMNVCMCGDIVDLLPLSQSTVSQHLKELKRVELIQGDIDGPKVCYCVNNKTLQKAKKELDKLFNQVCVC